One genomic segment of Clostridium estertheticum subsp. estertheticum includes these proteins:
- the fabF gene encoding beta-ketoacyl-ACP synthase II, giving the protein MKNRVVITGMGAVTPIGNDVNSFWDNIKKGTCGVDVIKSFDVTDFKCKLAAEVKDFDVTVALGIREARKMDMYCQYAMVAAKEAVENSGLDLENEDSEKIGVIVGSGIGGISTIEREHAKLMEKGPGKVTPYLIPMIIGNMAAGNIAIKYGAKGMCYSVVTACATGTNAIGDAFHLIQDGRADIIIAGGSEASISPLALAGFIQLTALSKSEDPLRASIPFDKERNGFIMGDGAGIVILESLEHAQKRNAKIYAEVNGYGSTCDAYHITSPAPDGEGAARSMVMALKDGNIKPQEVSYINAHGTSTPYNDKFETIAVKSVFGEYAYKIPMSSTKSMTGHLLGASGAIEAIVCVKALEEGFVPATIGYKVPDEDCDLDIVPNIGRKQQLKYAMSNSFGFGGHDATILLKKWDGR; this is encoded by the coding sequence ATGAAAAATAGAGTCGTTATAACAGGTATGGGAGCAGTTACTCCTATAGGAAATGATGTAAATAGTTTTTGGGATAATATAAAAAAAGGAACTTGCGGCGTAGATGTAATTAAGTCTTTTGATGTTACGGATTTTAAATGTAAACTGGCTGCAGAGGTTAAAGATTTTGATGTAACTGTAGCGCTTGGCATTAGAGAAGCTAGAAAAATGGATATGTATTGTCAATATGCAATGGTTGCAGCGAAAGAAGCAGTTGAAAACTCTGGACTAGATTTAGAAAACGAGGACAGTGAAAAAATAGGGGTAATAGTTGGTTCCGGTATTGGTGGAATCAGTACAATTGAGAGAGAACATGCAAAGCTTATGGAAAAGGGACCGGGTAAAGTTACACCTTACCTAATACCTATGATAATCGGCAACATGGCAGCTGGAAATATAGCAATAAAGTATGGCGCTAAAGGTATGTGTTATAGTGTAGTTACTGCTTGTGCTACAGGAACCAATGCAATCGGAGATGCTTTTCATTTAATTCAAGATGGTAGAGCAGATATAATAATAGCTGGAGGATCAGAAGCGTCTATAAGTCCACTTGCTTTAGCGGGTTTTATACAGTTAACAGCTTTAAGCAAAAGTGAGGATCCTTTAAGAGCATCGATTCCTTTTGATAAAGAGAGAAATGGTTTTATTATGGGAGATGGTGCAGGTATAGTTATACTTGAATCTTTAGAGCATGCTCAAAAGAGAAATGCTAAAATATATGCAGAGGTTAATGGTTATGGATCAACTTGTGATGCATACCACATAACTTCACCAGCACCTGATGGAGAAGGAGCTGCAAGATCAATGGTAATGGCACTTAAAGATGGTAATATTAAGCCACAAGAAGTATCTTACATTAATGCACATGGAACAAGTACTCCATATAATGATAAATTTGAAACAATAGCCGTTAAATCTGTTTTTGGCGAATATGCTTATAAGATACCTATGAGTTCAACAAAGTCTATGACAGGACACCTTCTTGGAGCATCAGGAGCAATAGAGGCTATAGTATGTGTAAAAGCATTAGAAGAAGGGTTTGTTCCAGCAACTATAGGGTATAAAGTACCGGATGAAGATTGTGATTTAGATATTGTTCCAAACATAGGCCGAAAACAGCAGCTTAAATATGCAATGTCTAATTCTTTTGGATTTGGTGGTCATGATGCTACTATATTATTAAAAAAATGGGATGGTAGATAA
- the fabD gene encoding ACP S-malonyltransferase, whose protein sequence is MSKIAFIFPGQGAQYIGMGKELFENIEECKNIFNIADKELNFELSKLCFEGEIDELNITENTQPAILTVSIAALMALQKHGIKCDVTAGLSLGEYSALVCSGAMDFKDAVKLVKKRGRFMQEAVPVGIGTMAAVIGLETSLVEESCNEAKASGIVEIANLNCPGQIVIAGEIAAVELACEKAKEKGAKRAIVLSVSAPFHSSMLKPAAEKLEIELKNISFNDIIIPLMTNVNGDYVKNKDDIKDNLKLQVMSSVLWETIIKRMIKDGVDTFVEIGPGKVLSGFVKKIDRKLTIVNIEDMDSLNKAVELLKI, encoded by the coding sequence ATGAGCAAAATTGCTTTTATTTTTCCGGGACAGGGAGCCCAATATATTGGTATGGGCAAGGAATTATTTGAAAATATAGAGGAATGCAAAAATATATTTAATATAGCGGATAAAGAACTTAATTTTGAATTAAGTAAACTTTGTTTTGAAGGTGAAATTGACGAGTTAAATATTACAGAAAATACTCAACCCGCTATTTTAACTGTTAGCATAGCAGCACTTATGGCATTACAAAAACATGGTATAAAGTGCGATGTGACTGCAGGACTTAGTCTTGGAGAGTACTCAGCACTTGTTTGCAGTGGAGCTATGGATTTTAAAGATGCTGTAAAGCTTGTTAAAAAGCGAGGTAGATTTATGCAAGAGGCGGTACCTGTAGGAATAGGTACTATGGCTGCTGTTATTGGACTTGAGACTTCTTTAGTTGAAGAATCATGTAACGAGGCAAAAGCTTCTGGGATAGTTGAAATTGCAAATTTGAATTGCCCGGGACAAATAGTAATTGCCGGGGAAATAGCGGCGGTAGAACTTGCATGTGAAAAAGCTAAGGAAAAAGGTGCTAAACGAGCTATAGTTTTATCTGTAAGTGCACCATTTCACTCGTCTATGCTAAAGCCGGCAGCGGAGAAGTTAGAAATCGAACTAAAAAATATAAGTTTTAATGATATAATTATTCCGTTAATGACGAATGTAAATGGTGATTATGTAAAAAATAAAGATGATATCAAAGATAATTTAAAACTTCAGGTTATGAGTTCTGTTTTATGGGAGACAATTATAAAAAGAATGATAAAAGATGGTGTTGATACTTTCGTAGAGATAGGACCTGGCAAAGTGTTAAGTGGTTTTGTTAAGAAAATAGATAGAAAACTTACAATTGTTAATATTGAAGATATGGATTCATTAAATAAAGCAGTAGAATTGCTTAAAATATAG
- a CDS encoding MarR family winged helix-turn-helix transcriptional regulator, whose amino-acid sequence MSRSVGVVNELLVETFSDISQIEQRALKEGVLKDISVTEVHTIDAIGMYEHRTMSEVAQDLRITVGTLTTAINKLLKKGYVDRKRGEEDRRSVMIALTRKGKLAYRIHDRFHSNMVHATIDGLNEEEEEVLIKSLEKLNDFFKNKYRLEY is encoded by the coding sequence ATGAGCAGATCTGTTGGGGTTGTAAATGAACTTTTAGTAGAGACCTTTAGTGACATATCCCAGATAGAACAGAGGGCACTTAAAGAAGGGGTTCTTAAGGACATATCTGTAACAGAAGTACATACTATTGATGCAATCGGAATGTATGAACACAGAACTATGTCCGAGGTCGCTCAGGATCTTAGAATAACGGTAGGGACACTTACAACCGCTATTAATAAACTTCTTAAAAAAGGGTATGTTGATAGAAAAAGGGGAGAAGAAGATAGAAGATCAGTAATGATCGCACTTACCAGAAAAGGAAAACTTGCCTACAGAATACATGATAGGTTTCATTCTAATATGGTACATGCAACTATCGATGGTCTAAACGAAGAAGAGGAAGAGGTATTAATAAAATCTCTTGAAAAATTAAATGACTTCTTCAAAAATAAATATAGATTAGAATATTAA
- the accB gene encoding acetyl-CoA carboxylase biotin carboxyl carrier protein produces the protein MDYKNIQDLIKTVSDSQITCFEIETEGIRIKMEKKEAQVVVERIPENVTHIEAAVHEPLTGKNIEMQEVHAEKTEDEVSKNIVNTIPDENIFIVKSPIVGTMYTSPSAESKNFVKVGSIVKVGDTLCILEAMKLMNEIESEVDGEVLEVLVSNEDMVEYGQPLFKIIKN, from the coding sequence ATGGATTATAAAAATATTCAAGATTTAATAAAAACTGTTAGTGATTCACAAATCACTTGTTTTGAAATTGAGACAGAGGGTATTAGGATAAAGATGGAGAAAAAAGAAGCACAGGTAGTAGTAGAAAGAATTCCTGAAAATGTTACACATATAGAGGCAGCTGTTCATGAACCATTGACTGGGAAAAATATAGAAATGCAAGAAGTGCATGCAGAAAAAACAGAAGATGAGGTTTCTAAAAATATAGTGAATACAATACCCGATGAAAACATATTTATAGTTAAATCACCTATTGTTGGAACTATGTATACTTCTCCAAGCGCTGAATCAAAGAATTTTGTGAAAGTTGGATCTATTGTTAAAGTGGGAGATACACTTTGTATATTAGAAGCTATGAAGCTTATGAATGAAATTGAAAGTGAAGTAGACGGAGAAGTTTTAGAAGTACTAGTTTCTAATGAAGATATGGTAGAGTACGGTCAACCATTATTTAAAATAATAAAGAACTAG
- a CDS encoding beta-ketoacyl-ACP synthase III → MNEVQIIGTGSYAPLNIMTNHELSKIVDTSDEWIVSMTGIKQRHISTGENTSDLATKAANEALVDANIKAEDIDLIIVASTSPDQFVPATACIVQGNIGAVNAMAFDISAACTGFIFALNIAMQFLKTGQRKRALIIGADVLSKIVDWTDRNTCILFGDGAGAAVLEAGSVRGIISVNSASEGQKGKFLTCPTVDVKNTYTKGNENFKATISMDGKEIFKFAVKTIASSISRILNENNYTLDDIKYVVCHQANFRIIEFVVRKLKADKDKFFVNLDKYGNTSAASIAIAMDEMNKENLLTAGDKIILVGFGGGLTYGASLIEWTMNK, encoded by the coding sequence ATGAATGAAGTACAAATAATCGGGACGGGAAGTTATGCGCCTCTAAACATAATGACTAATCATGAGTTATCAAAAATTGTAGATACTTCTGATGAGTGGATAGTTTCTATGACAGGTATTAAGCAGAGACATATATCTACGGGAGAAAACACTTCAGATTTAGCTACAAAAGCAGCCAATGAAGCATTAGTGGATGCAAATATTAAAGCTGAAGATATAGACTTGATTATTGTTGCAAGTACTTCGCCAGATCAATTTGTACCAGCAACTGCATGTATAGTTCAAGGAAATATTGGAGCAGTTAATGCCATGGCTTTTGATATATCAGCAGCATGTACAGGGTTTATATTTGCCCTTAATATAGCAATGCAATTTCTTAAAACAGGTCAGCGAAAAAGAGCACTAATAATAGGGGCTGATGTATTATCAAAAATAGTTGATTGGACAGACAGAAACACTTGTATTTTATTTGGAGATGGAGCAGGGGCAGCAGTACTTGAAGCAGGAAGTGTTAGAGGAATAATTTCTGTAAATTCAGCTTCAGAAGGTCAAAAGGGAAAATTTTTGACATGTCCAACTGTAGATGTGAAAAATACATATACAAAAGGAAATGAAAATTTTAAAGCAACAATAAGTATGGATGGCAAGGAAATTTTTAAATTTGCAGTAAAAACTATTGCGAGTAGCATAAGTAGAATCTTAAATGAAAATAATTACACACTTGATGATATTAAGTATGTAGTTTGTCATCAAGCAAATTTTAGAATAATAGAATTTGTTGTTAGAAAATTGAAGGCTGATAAAGATAAATTTTTCGTCAATTTAGATAAGTATGGAAATACTTCAGCAGCAAGTATAGCCATAGCAATGGACGAAATGAATAAAGAAAATTTACTTACAGCTGGAGATAAAATTATACTTGTAGGCTTTGGTGGTGGATTAACCTACGGAGCTTCATTAATAGAATGGACAATGAATAAATAA
- a CDS encoding acetyl-CoA carboxylase biotin carboxylase subunit: MFKKILIANRGEIAVRIIRACNEMGIQTVAVYSEVDKEALHTQMADEAICIGPAKSKDSYLNMQNILSATVLTGAEAIHPGYGFLSENSKFAQMCEECNIKYIGPNSQNIDNMGNKLKAREIMIKAGVPVVPGSDGEIASETDALESAEKIGYPVMIKASAGGGGRGIRVVSKVEDLASAFNTAKTEAETNFGDGTMYMEKFIEEPRHIEFQILADEHGNVIHLNERDCSIQRRNQKVIEEAPGAGMTQELRKQMGEVAIKAAKSINYKNAGTIEFLLDKYGKYYFMEMNTRIQVEHPITEMITGIDLVKAQIIIAAGQVLPYKQDDIKIIGHAIECRINAENPNKNFMPCPGVIKSLHIPGGYGVRVDSAAYQGYKIPPTYDSMIGKLIVHGKDRDEAICKMRRALGEFIIEGVDTNIDFQFKIVNNKGFIKGKFDTGFISKEFKNI; encoded by the coding sequence ATGTTTAAGAAGATATTAATTGCTAATAGAGGCGAGATAGCGGTAAGAATAATTAGGGCATGTAATGAAATGGGTATCCAAACTGTTGCAGTATATTCCGAGGTTGATAAGGAAGCTCTTCATACCCAAATGGCAGATGAGGCTATATGTATTGGACCTGCTAAATCTAAGGATAGTTATCTAAATATGCAAAATATATTAAGTGCTACAGTTCTTACAGGTGCTGAGGCGATCCATCCTGGTTATGGATTTTTATCTGAAAATAGTAAGTTTGCACAAATGTGTGAGGAATGTAATATAAAATATATAGGCCCTAATTCACAAAATATTGATAACATGGGCAACAAATTAAAGGCAAGAGAAATTATGATAAAAGCCGGAGTGCCTGTTGTTCCTGGATCAGATGGAGAGATTGCCTCTGAAACAGATGCTTTAGAATCAGCTGAGAAAATAGGATACCCTGTAATGATAAAGGCTTCAGCAGGAGGTGGAGGACGAGGTATAAGAGTTGTTAGCAAAGTAGAAGATCTCGCATCCGCATTTAATACTGCGAAAACCGAGGCGGAAACTAATTTTGGCGATGGAACAATGTATATGGAAAAATTTATAGAAGAACCAAGACATATAGAGTTTCAAATACTCGCAGATGAGCATGGAAATGTGATTCATCTTAATGAGCGAGATTGTTCTATTCAAAGACGTAATCAAAAGGTAATAGAAGAGGCCCCCGGAGCCGGAATGACGCAGGAACTTAGAAAACAGATGGGCGAGGTTGCAATTAAAGCAGCTAAATCTATTAATTATAAAAACGCGGGAACTATAGAATTTTTGCTTGATAAATATGGTAAATACTATTTCATGGAAATGAATACGCGTATACAAGTGGAGCACCCAATAACAGAAATGATTACTGGGATAGATTTGGTTAAAGCACAAATAATAATTGCAGCAGGTCAAGTGCTTCCATACAAACAAGATGATATAAAAATCATTGGTCATGCTATTGAATGTAGAATAAATGCAGAAAATCCCAATAAAAACTTTATGCCTTGTCCAGGGGTCATTAAATCACTTCATATTCCTGGCGGATATGGAGTAAGGGTAGATAGCGCAGCGTATCAGGGATATAAAATTCCACCGACTTATGACTCTATGATAGGAAAGCTTATTGTTCATGGAAAAGATAGAGATGAAGCAATCTGTAAAATGAGAAGAGCGCTTGGTGAATTTATAATAGAAGGAGTCGATACTAATATAGACTTCCAATTTAAGATAGTAAATAATAAAGGTTTTATAAAAGGTAAATTTGATACTGGTTTTATTAGTAAAGAATTTAAAAATATTTAA
- the fabZ gene encoding 3-hydroxyacyl-ACP dehydratase FabZ, whose product MENIEAIKGITLDVKQIQKIIPHRYPFLFVDKIEELEPGKRAVGYKNITMNEYFFQGHFPEEPILPGVIIIEALAQVGAVALLSMEEYKGKIAYFGGINKAKFKRKVVPGDVLKLEVEIIKMKGPVGIGLGIATVNGVKAAQAEITFAVGI is encoded by the coding sequence ATGGAAAATATAGAAGCTATAAAAGGTATTACTTTAGATGTAAAACAAATTCAAAAAATTATTCCTCATAGATACCCATTTTTATTTGTAGATAAAATAGAGGAATTAGAACCAGGAAAAAGAGCAGTTGGGTATAAGAATATTACTATGAATGAGTACTTTTTCCAAGGTCATTTCCCGGAGGAGCCTATACTTCCCGGAGTAATTATTATTGAGGCTCTTGCACAAGTTGGGGCAGTCGCTCTTTTAAGTATGGAAGAGTATAAAGGTAAAATCGCTTATTTTGGTGGTATTAACAAAGCAAAATTCAAGAGAAAAGTTGTTCCAGGAGATGTACTTAAGCTTGAGGTAGAGATAATTAAAATGAAGGGACCTGTTGGAATAGGTCTTGGAATAGCGACAGTAAATGGAGTAAAGGCGGCACAAGCTGAAATTACGTTTGCGGTAGGTATTTAA
- the acpP gene encoding acyl carrier protein yields the protein MVFEKVKSVIVEQLGIDEAEVKMEAKFADDLGVDSLEIFEIVMSLEEAFEIEIPNEDIENIKDVQGIVKYIEQKLK from the coding sequence ATGGTATTTGAAAAAGTTAAAAGTGTAATAGTTGAACAATTGGGAATAGACGAAGCAGAGGTTAAAATGGAGGCCAAATTTGCAGATGATTTAGGTGTAGATTCTCTTGAAATTTTTGAAATTGTTATGTCACTCGAAGAAGCATTTGAAATTGAAATACCAAATGAGGATATAGAAAATATTAAAGATGTACAGGGAATTGTTAAATATATTGAACAAAAACTTAAATAA
- the fabK gene encoding enoyl-[acyl-carrier-protein] reductase FabK — protein sequence MFNSVFFKELGVKYPIIQGGMAWVADSSLASAVSNAGGLGIIAAANAPTDYIRDEIRKAKKLTDKSFGVNIMLLSDNAEEIAHLVCEEGVKVVTTGAGNPGKYMELWKSHGIKVIPVVASVALAKRMERAGADAVIAEGCESGGHIGELTTMALVPQVVDAVSIPVIAAGGIGDGRGVAAVFMLGVQGVQVGTRFLVANECTIHENYKKKILGAKDIDSVVTGRPTGHPVRVLKNKLSRKFQKLEKENASIEDLEELGRGCLQRAVQEGDIEMGSILAGQIAGLVKREQSCKEIIEEMFTQAEEAIIKFR from the coding sequence ATGTTTAATTCCGTATTTTTTAAAGAGTTAGGTGTAAAGTATCCAATAATACAAGGTGGTATGGCTTGGGTTGCGGATAGTAGTTTAGCGTCTGCAGTATCTAATGCAGGAGGTCTCGGTATTATAGCAGCGGCCAATGCACCAACAGATTATATAAGGGATGAAATTAGAAAAGCTAAGAAGTTAACAGATAAATCTTTTGGAGTTAATATAATGCTTTTAAGTGATAATGCAGAAGAAATTGCACATCTTGTATGTGAAGAAGGTGTTAAGGTAGTTACTACGGGAGCGGGAAATCCAGGTAAATATATGGAACTTTGGAAGTCACATGGGATTAAAGTAATACCAGTAGTGGCTTCTGTTGCATTAGCAAAGCGTATGGAGAGAGCAGGAGCAGATGCAGTTATTGCAGAAGGTTGTGAATCTGGCGGGCATATTGGTGAACTTACAACTATGGCACTAGTTCCTCAAGTTGTTGATGCAGTTAGTATTCCAGTAATTGCAGCAGGTGGCATAGGCGATGGACGAGGAGTTGCAGCAGTATTTATGCTTGGAGTACAAGGAGTTCAAGTAGGAACAAGGTTCCTAGTAGCAAATGAATGTACAATACATGAAAATTATAAAAAGAAGATACTAGGTGCGAAGGATATAGATTCAGTAGTTACAGGAAGACCTACAGGACACCCTGTTAGGGTTTTAAAAAATAAATTATCGAGAAAATTCCAGAAACTTGAGAAAGAAAATGCTTCAATAGAGGATTTAGAGGAACTTGGACGAGGATGTTTACAAAGGGCAGTACAAGAAGGCGACATAGAGATGGGGTCTATTCTTGCAGGACAAATTGCGGGTCTTGTAAAAAGAGAACAAAGTTGCAAGGAAATTATCGAAGAAATGTTTACGCAAGCAGAGGAAGCCATTATAAAATTCAGATAA
- the fabG gene encoding 3-oxoacyl-[acyl-carrier-protein] reductase produces MLKGKTAVVTGASRGIGRAIALKLAKHGANVVVNYRNSVDAVQEVVKEIEDLGVKVLAIQADISSYDDVENMIKKSVEEFGSIDILVNNAGITKDGLLMRMKEADFDSVIDINLKGAFNCTRHVAAIMLKQRSGRIINISSVSGITGNAGQVNYSAAKAGIIGMTKSVAREFGGRGVTCNAVAPGYIQTDMTEDLSAKVKDTIMGTIPLKRLGRPEDVANLVAFLATDEAAYITGQVINVDGGMAM; encoded by the coding sequence ATGTTAAAAGGGAAAACAGCAGTGGTTACTGGAGCTAGTCGTGGTATTGGAAGAGCTATAGCATTAAAACTTGCAAAACATGGAGCAAATGTAGTTGTTAATTATAGAAATAGCGTTGACGCAGTGCAGGAGGTAGTTAAAGAAATAGAGGATTTAGGGGTCAAGGTACTCGCAATTCAAGCTGATATAAGTAGTTATGATGATGTAGAAAACATGATAAAAAAATCTGTTGAAGAATTCGGTAGCATAGATATTCTAGTTAATAATGCAGGTATAACAAAAGATGGTCTTTTGATGAGAATGAAAGAAGCGGATTTTGATAGCGTTATAGATATTAATCTAAAAGGTGCTTTTAATTGCACAAGGCATGTAGCGGCTATAATGCTTAAGCAAAGAAGTGGAAGAATAATAAACATATCTTCAGTTTCTGGGATTACAGGAAATGCAGGGCAGGTAAATTATTCAGCTGCAAAGGCGGGTATAATAGGAATGACAAAGTCTGTAGCTAGAGAATTTGGAGGTAGGGGAGTTACTTGCAATGCAGTAGCGCCAGGATATATTCAAACAGACATGACTGAAGATTTGTCAGCTAAAGTAAAAGATACTATAATGGGCACTATTCCATTAAAGAGACTTGGAAGGCCAGAAGATGTTGCAAATTTAGTAGCATTTTTAGCAACAGACGAAGCTGCGTATATAACAGGTCAAGTTATAAATGTGGATGGTGGAATGGCAATGTAG